TACGATCCTGGATGTGAGGTTGTTTTCCAAGAGAGGTTTGATCATGTGGGAGAGACCCGTAGTAGTGCAGGATGCAGCGGAGATAATGTGGTGTTCCGCGGGATTGAATTCCAGGTGATTGATACCATAGATCATGGTCTTTGCGTCGGGAGGAGTCTGTGCTGTGCCCTTGATCTTGAAAGGAGCACTACAAATCACTTTCAAAGCTCCAGCATCCAGATGTCCGCGCAGGCAAGGTTTTCCGCCTTCGGAGGCCATGGTTGGATCCAGGAAGTTACCGGTGCAATCCACCACAATCTTCACGCCTTCGTTTAACCAATTGATGTCTTTAGTATCTCTTGCAGTTCTTAGGACTTTAACGGGAATACCATCGATTTCCAGGATGGGCTTGTCTTTGTCCAGGATCTTGATTTCCGCTTTACCACCTACCACACCGTGGAGGAACTTGTGGATGGAACCATATGTACTGTCTGTTTCGATCACTTGGATCAAGTCGTCCAATGTCTTCCCGACATCACGACCACAATTAACTACAATACCGTCGAAGTACTTCAGGTGAATCTGATTCCAAAGCACGAGCTTTCCGATTCTTCCCAAGCCATTGATACCCAAGAGGTTCTTGTTTCGTAAGCTGAGGTTCATGCTTGCGATCTCCTTTTATTTTTTGTGCTATACCAAAGATTGTACGCTTTGCAAGGGATGCTTGCCCAAGTATATGGTTCCGCCATTGGCGTCCAATGTAATCATGTCTCCGGCCTTAAACTCCACATTCTTAATCTTGCACGTGGAGTTTTCTTCGTTCACCACCAAATCTCTGCAATTTACTACTCCGATCAGGCCCAGACGGGTTGCGGTAACAGCAGCATGTGAAGTTACTCCGCCCCGGGAAGTGAGTAATCCCTGACACTCAAAGAGCATCATCATATCGTCCGGAACAGTATCCGGGCGTACCAAAATAAGGGCTTCTCCATGATCTTTAAAGCGGTGTATGTCTTCTTGATTGATCACTATAATCCCATTCACTGCGCCTTTGCCGATGCCAATACCGCTTCCCAGACTTTCCAGATGCAGATCTGAGGTTCCTAACACCTGATATTCGGGGCTTTTGTGGATTACCTGGTTACGAGTCTGCAGTATGTAAAGCTGCTTTTCGGAGCTTCCTTCAAAAGTGAATTCAATTTCTTGATGGGGGTAGTTGTGATCTTCGATCAGTTGCCTGGCATAACGCAATAGGCTGTGATACAAAGCAGGGAAATCTTTCTCCAAAGATACGTCGCCATTGCGGTGAAAGCGTTCTGCTTCGGAAATTGGCAGAGTATGAACCAAGCCTGCAACTACATCCTCACCCTGGCTACATAATGTAAAATCCCCATTCAGGAAAATCCCAGGCTCTTTATGCCAATCCGCATGTGTGAACACTACTCCGGTACCGCTATTTAGTGAGATGTTTCCCAAGACCATTTTTTGGATGATTACCGCCGTGCCCCATTCTTCAGCGATGTGAAGCTTTGCCCTGTACATCCTGGCTCGTTTTGTGTCCCAGCTATCCAGCACGTGGGATATGGATTTATAAAGCTGGCGGTAAGGATCTTGCTCCAGAGATATGTTGTAATTGGAAAGGACTTTTTTGTAATCATCCACCATCTCGCGCATTTGCTGTGGTAAGAATTGTGTTTTTTGCCGTATCTCGTAAGATTTCTTGTAGTTTATCATCACGTTGTCAAATTCATCACGGGGGATGCCGTAGGCCATGCCCCAGCTTTGGATCAGGCGCCGGTAACAATCCCAGGCTGTCCAACCGTAATTGGGGCGTTGAGATAGCTTCAGAGTTATCTCATCCGTAAGGCCGATATTCAGGAAGGTATCCATCGCACCGGGAAGACTCATGGGAGCACCGGAGCGCACGGAGAAGAGCAGTGGTTTTTGCGGATCACCAAATCCCAAGCCTGTATAACGCTCCATCTTATGTAAATTATCCCACAATAACTGGTCAAACTCGCTGGAGATATCCGGGTGGGTATTGATGATTTTTCTGTTTCTAAAGAGATCAGTAGTGATCACAAAACCGGGAGGAATGGGGAATTCATATTGGTGCATACGCTTCAGAAAGAAGGCTTTGGAGCCCAAAAGCACTTGGTTTTCGATGCGGGAATTTCGAGTATATAGATGGAAGAAGAGACGATCGGGATCGTAGGACATCAGTTGGACGATGTTCTCTTTGCTAAAGAGCTGTCGCATCTGAGTGAGGGATTCCAATATCCTGGTAATAAAATTGTCCAAACCCTGTACCAGAAAGGATGTTGAGAGCAAGTTTCGATAGAATTCTTCGGCAAAAATCTCGTTTCTGGTACGACTGTCTTCATCAGCTTTGGCCCGTGATAATTGGTTGTCGTAAAAGCGGTAATAGTATTCATTGGCCAGTTCATTTACACTGTCTTTCAACAGGTTGAAGATATCCAGATATTGCTCCAGGGAAAGATTCGAGATGTTCTGAACTGAGCTAAGCATAGCCAGTGCTGTACTGAAGGCATCGCTGGTTACCATCTCCTGTCGCATGGCATAATCGTATATTTCCAAGATGCGAACAATGCGGCGCATGGTTTTCCCGTTTATATAGTTCAGATTCAATTGTCCCACACTACGTTCAAAAAGGCGCCGGATCACATTCTCCAAGCGGAACACCATACCCATGGCTTCCAATTTGGGCTCTCTATACATGCCATACATTGAAGGAATTCCGGCAGCGATATGCCGCTTGTAATAGATGTTTTCCCAAGGGCTAGTGGGTTTTGGATCCAGAATCTGAGCATTCAGTCTTCCAATATAAGTCAGCATCTGCCGTATGGAACTGTCATAATCCCTGCGGGTTAGGCTGCTGCGCAGGCGATTCTGTTCGTGTCCGTCAAAGAAACTATAACGGGAAAGGAATTTAACGATATCGTAGGGATCCAGGTTGTACTTGTCTTTTAACAGGAAGTGGCAATAGCACAATAACTTCAGACGTTTATTGTAGTAATCCTCTTCCATATCTGCAAAGATGATCTCCGCCTTCTGCCACGATAGCGATAGCAATTCTGAATCCGTAAGTTTGTTATCTGCCAAAAACTGCTTGGTTGCGCGGCTCTGGTGCAACGTACGCTCATCAATCTCCTGAATGCTCTCCCATACATCGGCGGGGATAATGTGCTCCAAAGGGCTGGGATCCAAGGTAATCCAATAGCGCAAGATACATTCTATCAAGGTGATATGAGTGTTATTGCTTTCGGTGTGAACCTGTTTACGCAGGAAGTGGATCAGGCGGTCTTTTCTTTGGGACAACTCATCCAGATTGGTGCTGGTGTCTCTTATCTCCCCTTCTGCGCCGATTTCATTGAAGAATACCGGAAACATGCGCAAGAGATGTTTGCATTGCACGAAGATGGTCTTGATATTGGCGCCCAAAAACGCAGAGACGTCTTTTTGAAACAGGTCTGTATCCGAAATGAATACTCCGTGCTTGCTCATACTGATTATGGTGAAGGCCAGAAGATCTTTATTTTGCACGGGATTGATGGCGATAAGCTCAAGCAGGATTCTGAGGTGTTTTACGTGGTTTTTGTCCACCTCAATCTGCCAGTCTCCGGATATCCGTACTTCACCCGGAGGAGTAAAGCCAAGATCTATAATGTGGTCGATTATATGCTTGTGTAATGAGCTGTTACTCCCCTTCAGCACAGCTCTCCCGATGGTCAGAACACAATCCAGCACGATGCTCATATGGGTTTCGGTAAAGTGTTTCAGAGTGTCAAACACAGTATCGACCATATCGTGAACTTCATCTATGGAGAGCTCTTGATACATGTCTGCCAATTGCCGATTCAGATCCCACAAAAGGTGGTCCATCATATCCAACATCGTGGGTTGTCCTAAAAGAAAGAAGATATACTGCACTCTGTGGCTCAGAGAGGCAAACTCGCGAATGTAATCCCGATGCAAGGTGGCAATTTCGGTGAAGGCAGGCACTATCTTGAAGTCTTCCGGGCTTGAAGCCTGTTTCAGGTGTCTC
The Candidatus Cloacimonadota bacterium genome window above contains:
- a CDS encoding PEP/pyruvate-binding domain-containing protein, coding for MERLVSKALTENLRATKVAEIELDESALWLLDVSRNFYGVNQRLRSFLDELYHPFVNPSITLSLMRASVLGDLWWFTSQNENPQRCIRIILDMYRKAEALCQKDAERMQLFSDFLEFSQAMCEQDLPDIFNELLHILKNFIENNLPLFIRLSTQARRTLIFLGHKCHEKDVVVSMLRLILSENLSYWQQNTNISKWLKALKNVPENIDESLLPNDKFYYHWQRHLKQASSPEDFKIVPAFTEIATLHRDYIREFASLSHRVQYIFFLLGQPTMLDMMDHLLWDLNRQLADMYQELSIDEVHDMVDTVFDTLKHFTETHMSIVLDCVLTIGRAVLKGSNSSLHKHIIDHIIDLGFTPPGEVRISGDWQIEVDKNHVKHLRILLELIAINPVQNKDLLAFTIISMSKHGVFISDTDLFQKDVSAFLGANIKTIFVQCKHLLRMFPVFFNEIGAEGEIRDTSTNLDELSQRKDRLIHFLRKQVHTESNNTHITLIECILRYWITLDPSPLEHIIPADVWESIQEIDERTLHQSRATKQFLADNKLTDSELLSLSWQKAEIIFADMEEDYYNKRLKLLCYCHFLLKDKYNLDPYDIVKFLSRYSFFDGHEQNRLRSSLTRRDYDSSIRQMLTYIGRLNAQILDPKPTSPWENIYYKRHIAAGIPSMYGMYREPKLEAMGMVFRLENVIRRLFERSVGQLNLNYINGKTMRRIVRILEIYDYAMRQEMVTSDAFSTALAMLSSVQNISNLSLEQYLDIFNLLKDSVNELANEYYYRFYDNQLSRAKADEDSRTRNEIFAEEFYRNLLSTSFLVQGLDNFITRILESLTQMRQLFSKENIVQLMSYDPDRLFFHLYTRNSRIENQVLLGSKAFFLKRMHQYEFPIPPGFVITTDLFRNRKIINTHPDISSEFDQLLWDNLHKMERYTGLGFGDPQKPLLFSVRSGAPMSLPGAMDTFLNIGLTDEITLKLSQRPNYGWTAWDCYRRLIQSWGMAYGIPRDEFDNVMINYKKSYEIRQKTQFLPQQMREMVDDYKKVLSNYNISLEQDPYRQLYKSISHVLDSWDTKRARMYRAKLHIAEEWGTAVIIQKMVLGNISLNSGTGVVFTHADWHKEPGIFLNGDFTLCSQGEDVVAGLVHTLPISEAERFHRNGDVSLEKDFPALYHSLLRYARQLIEDHNYPHQEIEFTFEGSSEKQLYILQTRNQVIHKSPEYQVLGTSDLHLESLGSGIGIGKGAVNGIIVINQEDIHRFKDHGEALILVRPDTVPDDMMMLFECQGLLTSRGGVTSHAAVTATRLGLIGVVNCRDLVVNEENSTCKIKNVEFKAGDMITLDANGGTIYLGKHPLQSVQSLV
- a CDS encoding glyceraldehyde 3-phosphate dehydrogenase NAD-binding domain-containing protein, which encodes MNLSLRNKNLLGINGLGRIGKLVLWNQIHLKYFDGIVVNCGRDVGKTLDDLIQVIETDSTYGSIHKFLHGVVGGKAEIKILDKDKPILEIDGIPVKVLRTARDTKDINWLNEGVKIVVDCTGNFLDPTMASEGGKPCLRGHLDAGALKVICSAPFKIKGTAQTPPDAKTMIYGINHLEFNPAEHHIISAASCTTTGLSHMIKPLLENNLTSRIVTASMSTIHAATNTQSILDSVPKTGATDLRKSRSVINNIILSTTGAAKALELVMPEIKNIGFMADSVRIPTNTVSLINLNVTFYTQMDDLGEPLINRKLINDVYAAAAKGAQKDLLVYSERQNVSADLIGSMAAITIEAHETHTRTGFISFPPEALAQQGLKTDKQLEMPVTHAKIFGWYDNELGSYVNSLSRLTNYIAGKSM